From Micromonospora sp. NBC_01699, a single genomic window includes:
- the folB gene encoding dihydroneopterin aldolase: MTDRIELTGLRARGHHGVFDFERAQGQDFVVDVVLELDLAPAARSDDVTDTVHYGELAGALVAIVGGEPVNLIETLAERLATACLADPRVGAATVTVHKPQAPIPHEFADVAVTLTRRR; this comes from the coding sequence ATGACCGACCGGATCGAGCTGACCGGCCTGCGCGCCCGGGGCCACCACGGGGTGTTCGACTTCGAACGGGCCCAGGGGCAGGACTTCGTCGTCGACGTGGTGCTGGAACTCGACCTCGCCCCGGCGGCGCGCTCGGACGACGTGACCGACACCGTGCACTACGGGGAACTGGCCGGAGCCCTGGTCGCCATCGTCGGCGGCGAACCGGTCAACCTGATCGAGACGCTCGCCGAGCGGCTCGCCACCGCCTGCCTGGCCGACCCGCGGGTCGGTGCGGCCACGGTGACCGTGCACAAACCACAGGCGCCCATCCCGCACGAGTTCGCGGACGTGGCCGTCACCCTGACCAGGCGGAGGTAA
- the folK gene encoding 2-amino-4-hydroxy-6-hydroxymethyldihydropteridine diphosphokinase: MTQVVLSLGSNLGDRLGHLRSAVAALQDVLLVVSGVYETPPWGDPDQPAYLNAALLAADPAARPRDWLDRTRAIEDAAGRTRDPARPYGPRSLDVDVIGVWAEDGEPVYSDDPELTLPHPRAHLRAFVLRPWIDIQPYGKLPGHGWLTDVMNTEPVATDVLDVRPRPDLQLESM; encoded by the coding sequence GTGACCCAGGTGGTGCTCTCGCTCGGCAGTAACCTCGGCGACCGGCTCGGGCACCTGCGCTCGGCCGTCGCCGCACTCCAGGACGTACTGCTGGTGGTTTCCGGGGTCTACGAGACGCCGCCGTGGGGCGACCCGGACCAGCCGGCGTACCTCAATGCCGCCCTGCTCGCGGCGGACCCGGCGGCCCGGCCACGGGACTGGCTCGACCGGACCCGCGCGATCGAGGACGCGGCCGGCCGGACCCGCGACCCGGCCCGGCCGTACGGACCACGCAGCCTGGACGTGGACGTGATCGGGGTCTGGGCCGAGGACGGCGAGCCGGTGTACAGCGACGATCCGGAACTGACCCTGCCGCACCCACGGGCGCATCTGCGGGCGTTCGTGTTGCGCCCGTGGATCGACATCCAGCCGTACGGCAAGCTGCCCGGCCACGGCTGGTTGACCGACGTGATGAATACCGAACCGGTCGCGACCGACGTGCTGGACGTGCGCCCCCGACCGGATCTCCAGTTAGAGTCGATGTGA
- a CDS encoding ABC transporter permease: protein MTSARQTVSPAVLDDVFDDPAHGEPGRDRLGVHFGWEFVLLLAGGLLAYALYRADPDLLRGAALDRLLVDGAAIGALTLGAGLTLRAGAPNLALGPVAVAAALHFAENGDRGVVAAMLPAVLFAVATGLVLALLVVGFHVPAWGASLGVALGVLVFIQQRSGPVDVQGDYDPTQHALYLFGGFAALALLGGLLGMIKAVRRSVGRFRPVGDPARRRGGVAATITTLSIVISMVAATLAGVLLAADGTGRVAPTSGLEWSGLAIGAALVGGTSAYGRRGGVFGTLFAVTALTLFLAYENQANWDIALAATAAVAVAVGLVVTRLVETFGRPRSAGDVEEEWQPEPVAPGPPPPAPNWSEEPPERPEWSSVLPEQPPAGRTDPWGNDRWGSDR, encoded by the coding sequence ATGACCTCGGCCCGGCAGACCGTGTCGCCGGCCGTACTCGACGACGTCTTCGACGACCCGGCACACGGTGAGCCCGGCCGGGACCGGTTGGGTGTGCACTTCGGCTGGGAGTTCGTGCTGCTGCTGGCCGGCGGCCTGCTCGCGTACGCGCTCTACCGGGCGGACCCGGACCTGCTGCGCGGCGCGGCGCTGGACCGGTTGCTGGTCGACGGGGCGGCGATCGGTGCCCTCACCCTGGGCGCCGGCCTGACCCTGCGCGCCGGGGCGCCGAACCTCGCCCTCGGCCCGGTCGCCGTCGCGGCGGCCCTGCACTTCGCCGAGAACGGGGACCGGGGGGTCGTCGCCGCGATGCTCCCGGCGGTGCTGTTCGCGGTCGCGACCGGTCTGGTGCTCGCGCTGCTGGTGGTGGGTTTCCACGTACCGGCGTGGGGGGCCAGCCTGGGGGTCGCGCTCGGGGTGCTGGTCTTCATCCAGCAGCGGTCCGGCCCGGTCGACGTGCAGGGGGACTACGACCCGACCCAGCACGCCCTGTACCTGTTCGGCGGTTTCGCCGCGTTGGCGCTGCTGGGCGGCCTGCTCGGCATGATCAAGGCGGTCCGCCGCTCGGTCGGCCGGTTCCGTCCGGTTGGCGACCCGGCCCGCCGTCGCGGCGGGGTGGCCGCCACCATCACCACGCTGTCGATCGTCATCTCGATGGTCGCGGCGACCCTGGCCGGCGTGCTGTTGGCCGCCGACGGGACCGGGCGGGTGGCGCCGACCTCCGGGCTGGAGTGGTCCGGGCTGGCGATCGGCGCCGCGCTGGTCGGCGGCACCAGCGCGTACGGCCGCCGGGGTGGGGTTTTCGGCACCCTGTTCGCGGTGACCGCGCTGACCCTCTTCCTCGCGTACGAGAACCAGGCGAACTGGGACATCGCGCTCGCCGCCACCGCCGCCGTTGCGGTGGCCGTCGGGCTGGTCGTGACCCGGCTGGTGGAGACGTTCGGGCGGCCCCGGTCGGCCGGTGACGTGGAGGAGGAGTGGCAGCCCGAGCCCGTCGCGCCGGGCCCGCCACCGCCGGCACCGAACTGGAGCGAGGAGCCGCCGGAGCGGCCGGAGTGGTCCTCCGTGCTGCCCGAGCAGCCGCCGGCCGGGCGTACGGACCCGTGGGGCAACGACCGCTGGGGCTCCGACCGCTGA
- a CDS encoding ABC transporter ATP-binding protein: MRLDGVRKEYPNGTVAVNALDLSVPAGELVVLIGPSGCGKSTVLRMINRLIEPSGGRILLNDEDVTRVDPVELRRRIGYVIQNVGLFPHQTVQANVGTVPRLLGWSRARIRSRSDELLDLVGLDPTKFGRRYPHELSGGQRQRVGVARALAADPVVLLMDEPFSAVDPIARARLQEEFLRLQAEVHKTIVLVTHDLDEAVRLGDRIAVLSQGGRLEQYDQPATLLGEPASPFVREFVGADRGIRRLAVTPITRDLLRPPPDGPPDTSLPRVTLGSSLYDALATLLVTNADETWVTENNEPIGLLTRHRLLSIDYPADPVT; encoded by the coding sequence ATCCGGCTGGACGGGGTGCGCAAGGAGTACCCGAACGGGACCGTCGCGGTGAACGCGCTCGACCTGTCGGTGCCGGCCGGCGAGCTGGTGGTGCTGATCGGGCCGTCCGGCTGCGGCAAGTCCACCGTCCTGCGCATGATCAACCGGCTGATCGAGCCGTCCGGCGGGCGGATCCTGCTCAACGACGAGGACGTCACCCGGGTCGACCCGGTCGAACTCCGTCGCCGGATCGGGTACGTGATCCAGAACGTCGGACTCTTTCCACACCAGACGGTGCAGGCCAACGTCGGCACCGTACCTCGGCTGCTCGGCTGGTCCAGGGCCCGGATCCGCAGCCGGTCCGACGAACTGCTCGACCTGGTCGGCCTCGACCCGACCAAGTTCGGCCGGCGCTACCCGCACGAGCTCTCCGGTGGACAGCGGCAACGGGTCGGGGTGGCCCGCGCCCTGGCCGCCGACCCGGTGGTGCTGCTGATGGATGAGCCGTTCTCGGCGGTGGACCCGATCGCCCGGGCCCGGCTCCAGGAGGAGTTTCTCCGGCTCCAGGCGGAGGTGCATAAGACCATCGTGCTGGTCACCCACGACCTGGACGAGGCGGTCCGGCTCGGCGACCGGATCGCCGTACTCTCCCAGGGCGGACGGCTGGAGCAGTACGACCAGCCGGCGACCCTGCTCGGCGAGCCGGCCTCGCCGTTCGTCCGGGAGTTCGTCGGCGCCGACCGGGGCATCCGCCGGCTCGCCGTCACGCCGATCACCCGCGACCTGCTCAGACCGCCGCCGGACGGCCCGCCCGACACCTCGCTGCCCCGGGTGACGCTCGGCTCGTCGCTCTACGACGCCCTCGCCACCCTGCTCGTAACCAACGCCGACGAAACCTGGGTCACCGAGAACAACGAACCCATCGGCCTCCTGACCCGCCACCGCCTCCTGAGCATCGACTACCCCGCCGACCCGGTCACCTGA
- a CDS encoding ABC transporter permease has translation MSFHLAYREAPGNPWFSWQYVRDNSDTILAALREHASLTAQAVLLAALIAIPLAVAAYWFRALAGPILALSGILYTVPSLALFAFLAPVLGIGTTTVLVGLVLYALLLIIRNALAGLNQVPAEVRDAAEGMGYGRFGRLLRIDLPLALPGILTGLRLATVSTVALVTVGVLVGHGGLGQLILGGFRNNFFKAEIFTGTVLCVALALVLDLMLAAIGRLLTPWIVRGRAR, from the coding sequence ATGTCCTTCCACCTGGCCTACCGGGAAGCCCCGGGCAATCCGTGGTTCTCCTGGCAGTACGTGCGGGACAACTCTGACACCATTCTTGCCGCACTGCGAGAACACGCGAGTCTGACCGCGCAGGCGGTGTTACTCGCCGCACTGATAGCGATACCGCTCGCGGTCGCGGCGTACTGGTTCCGTGCTCTTGCCGGCCCGATTCTCGCACTGTCCGGGATTCTCTACACGGTCCCCTCACTCGCGCTGTTCGCCTTCCTCGCACCGGTGCTCGGCATCGGTACCACGACGGTTCTGGTCGGTCTGGTGCTCTACGCCCTGTTGCTGATCATCAGAAACGCGCTCGCCGGGCTCAACCAGGTGCCGGCCGAGGTACGCGACGCCGCCGAGGGCATGGGTTACGGCCGGTTCGGCCGCCTGCTCCGGATCGACCTGCCGCTGGCCCTGCCCGGCATCCTCACCGGGCTACGGTTGGCGACCGTCTCCACCGTGGCGCTGGTCACGGTCGGGGTGCTGGTCGGCCACGGCGGGCTTGGTCAGCTCATCCTCGGCGGCTTCCGGAACAACTTCTTCAAGGCCGAGATCTTCACCGGCACCGTGCTCTGCGTGGCCCTGGCCCTGGTGCTCGACCTGATGCTTGCCGCCATCGGCAGGCTGCTGACACCGTGGATCGTCCGGGGGAGGGCCCGATGA
- the folP gene encoding dihydropteroate synthase produces the protein MGVLNVTPDSFSDGGRYADLDAAVRHGLRMYRDGARLVDVGGESTRPGADRVDAETETARVLPVIRELAAHGVPMSIDTYRARVAAAALDAGVTVVNDVSGGLADPDMAKVVADAGCPWVLMHWRGHAKQMRDLANYTDVVTDVKTELDQRIADALAAGVAADRIVIDPGLGFAKRPADNWQLTARLPELLELGYPVLFAASRKSYLGALLAGPDGSPRPTDERAEATIATSVLAVAAGAWGVRVHDVRGTADALAVWQASGRPRLVGSVPAPVGSEPTR, from the coding sequence ATGGGGGTCCTCAATGTCACCCCCGACTCGTTCTCCGACGGCGGGCGGTACGCCGACCTCGACGCCGCCGTACGGCACGGGTTGCGGATGTACCGGGACGGCGCCCGGCTGGTCGACGTCGGCGGCGAGTCGACCCGGCCCGGTGCCGACCGGGTGGACGCCGAGACCGAGACGGCCCGGGTACTGCCCGTCATCCGCGAACTGGCGGCGCACGGCGTACCGATGAGCATCGACACCTACCGGGCCCGCGTGGCGGCGGCGGCGCTGGACGCGGGCGTGACGGTGGTCAACGACGTCTCCGGCGGCCTGGCCGACCCGGACATGGCGAAGGTCGTCGCCGACGCGGGCTGCCCCTGGGTGCTGATGCACTGGCGCGGGCACGCCAAGCAGATGCGGGACCTGGCCAACTACACCGACGTGGTGACCGACGTGAAGACCGAGTTGGATCAGCGGATCGCCGACGCGCTGGCCGCCGGCGTGGCCGCCGACCGGATCGTGATCGACCCCGGACTCGGCTTCGCCAAACGGCCGGCCGACAACTGGCAGCTCACCGCCCGGCTGCCCGAGCTGCTGGAACTCGGCTACCCGGTGCTCTTCGCCGCCAGCCGCAAGTCGTACCTCGGTGCGCTGCTGGCCGGCCCGGACGGCAGCCCGCGCCCGACCGACGAGCGCGCGGAGGCCACCATCGCCACCAGCGTGCTCGCGGTGGCCGCCGGCGCCTGGGGCGTCCGGGTGCACGACGTACGCGGCACCGCCGACGCGCTGGCCGTCTGGCAGGCGAGCGGGCGACCGCGGCTGGTCGGCTCGGTACCCGCACCGGTCGGTTCGGAGCCCACGCGATGA
- a CDS encoding DUF3180 domain-containing protein, producing the protein MTERQSPPRGPTDERPRMGPTRISTLVVAALAAAALAWLLISLFYNDIPPLPWLPPATIAALAVLEGYAAIDTRLRIDRRPGRDPVDPLTVARFVVLAKASSMAAAIFAGFYAGVDAWLVVEPTRAAGNDIPAATAGLVASLGLVVAALLLERACRVPKRPDDEREDTDREP; encoded by the coding sequence ATGACCGAGCGGCAGTCCCCGCCGCGCGGGCCGACGGACGAGCGTCCCCGGATGGGCCCGACCCGGATTTCCACCCTGGTGGTCGCCGCGCTGGCCGCGGCCGCCCTGGCCTGGCTGCTGATCAGCCTGTTCTACAACGACATCCCGCCGCTGCCGTGGCTGCCGCCGGCGACCATCGCGGCGCTCGCGGTGCTGGAGGGTTACGCGGCGATCGACACCCGGCTGCGGATCGACCGCCGGCCCGGTCGGGATCCGGTCGACCCGCTCACCGTGGCGCGTTTCGTCGTACTGGCCAAGGCGTCCTCGATGGCCGCGGCCATCTTCGCCGGGTTCTACGCCGGAGTCGACGCCTGGCTGGTGGTCGAGCCGACCAGGGCCGCCGGCAACGACATCCCGGCGGCCACCGCCGGGCTGGTCGCGTCGTTGGGACTGGTCGTGGCGGCGCTCCTGCTGGAACGCGCCTGCCGGGTGCCGAAGCGCCCCGACGACGAGCGGGAGGACACCGACCGGGAGCCGTAG
- a CDS encoding ATP-binding protein: MERIEAARGELVEDCGGSFPVGRGNGMTRPATPGSAHPADGPAAPRGNGTRPISYAEPDLDEDETVNDALVATPGNGGVAAFQAPQPTRGRPAAPAIPSAAAPPADGPDIDSPFLDLFGGALPVPPAPRPTPPPAVQSSAVAHAGAPQPPIAGAPQPPHAGAPQPPIAPHQGPPPRPAGTRPAPGRPVADQPEPHRTAPEASGPTNTGWAAHPAELPAWEPDELPEPAPRTRTAESAVPAIDPARRRIAAGPPTQRAATSAGPGTRRRIPEQPTNPVISPEAPRPQTPDDPYRDDQWDARRSAEAPAARTAAHPAGTGTPGPDRPTDTGFRQSRPNPRQAPEPRQAEQEPRDGDQRQRPGDAGSRPGHERTGTGERTGRSRRRESEPKPTQVRPPKVKFTDRDPSIELAITEIAGHLTFTPNTVTAWYWLPEVRWAFRPDAEREALLAAISEQYAGLAGFRLHLRRTTRPFPADEWARTVDAHTPNPLAAVPGAASWSDHLVAAQRHLLSVNHAEGQTYLGVTFARRSLGNSLTERILRTFGRGVADGERRKLGRTVEQFDEVLGAFGMRGRRVTATELEWLLYRSVALCMAPPGTLSPVTNGQWERGDLLALTEQVERYRSPYGSTVKLVNRMTGEERHVAVLAVGRMEPLEIPERHEPWLHFHERLPWPMELSTRIDILGSGDSFRNLEHRLRMIRSQQLDYAEHGIDAPPELERLAKRALIIGDEMTTGLPVDSARAHGWHRIAVGGRTREECLERARRLIQLYSRELRISLQHPKNQDWLAREFIPGEPIANTGYIRRMPVNLLAAALPQAASTVGDRRGDLIGRTAGTCRRPVFLDLHFPMEVRERSGLAVFVAEPGGGKSTLLGALGYLAARRGVQVTLLDPSGPLARLCAMPELRPYSRVLNLTGSEQGTLAPYALIPTPLRSEFPTGAGGDREFEIALSNSRAERRMLVQDICMMLVPPQVAREASTATLLRHAVRQVPAEETSTLDDVVACLATLDNDEGKELANLLLDTAEMPLALLFFGRPPPGLLGADAALTVITMAGLRLPDLKIEREYWSAEEALALPMLHTAHRLAVRRCYGGSMSSRKMVGLDEAHFMEGWRSGRSFLVRLARDSRKWNLSALVASQNPRDILGLDVQNLVSTVFVGRIAEDTEIASEALRLLRVPVNDGYEATLASLSSVDAASAARLGFREFVMRDVDGRVQKIRVDVSYVEGLLDHLDTTPASAASTPANLPIPLADLEA, from the coding sequence GTGGAACGAATCGAGGCGGCGCGTGGAGAACTGGTCGAGGACTGTGGCGGGAGCTTTCCGGTCGGGCGAGGCAACGGCATGACCCGCCCCGCGACGCCGGGTTCCGCTCACCCGGCCGACGGTCCGGCCGCCCCCAGAGGTAACGGTACGCGACCGATCAGCTACGCCGAGCCCGATCTTGACGAGGACGAAACCGTCAACGACGCGCTCGTCGCCACCCCCGGAAACGGTGGTGTCGCGGCGTTCCAGGCACCCCAACCGACGCGCGGACGACCGGCCGCACCGGCCATTCCCAGCGCCGCTGCGCCGCCGGCCGACGGACCCGACATCGACTCGCCGTTCCTCGACCTGTTCGGTGGCGCACTGCCGGTCCCGCCGGCGCCCCGCCCGACCCCGCCGCCGGCTGTCCAGTCGTCGGCCGTCGCGCACGCCGGAGCGCCCCAACCACCGATCGCCGGAGCGCCACAGCCGCCGCACGCCGGAGCGCCACAGCCGCCGATCGCCCCGCACCAGGGACCGCCGCCCCGCCCGGCGGGTACCCGGCCCGCACCCGGCCGGCCCGTAGCCGACCAGCCCGAACCGCACCGGACGGCCCCGGAGGCATCCGGCCCGACCAACACCGGATGGGCGGCGCACCCCGCCGAACTGCCGGCCTGGGAACCCGACGAACTGCCCGAGCCCGCCCCGCGGACCCGTACGGCGGAGTCGGCCGTACCCGCGATCGACCCCGCCCGCCGACGGATCGCCGCCGGCCCGCCCACCCAGCGGGCCGCCACCTCGGCCGGCCCGGGTACGCGTCGACGCATCCCCGAGCAGCCGACCAACCCGGTGATCTCCCCCGAGGCGCCACGTCCGCAGACGCCCGACGATCCGTACCGCGACGACCAGTGGGACGCCCGACGGAGTGCCGAGGCACCGGCGGCCCGGACCGCCGCCCACCCGGCCGGCACCGGCACACCCGGACCGGATCGGCCCACCGACACCGGCTTCCGGCAGAGCCGCCCGAACCCCCGCCAGGCCCCGGAACCACGGCAGGCCGAGCAGGAACCACGGGACGGCGACCAGCGCCAGCGGCCGGGCGACGCCGGGTCGCGCCCCGGTCACGAGCGGACCGGTACGGGAGAACGGACCGGCCGGTCGCGGCGCCGCGAATCCGAACCGAAACCCACCCAGGTACGCCCGCCGAAGGTGAAGTTCACCGACCGCGACCCGTCGATCGAACTCGCCATCACCGAGATCGCCGGTCACCTGACCTTCACCCCGAACACGGTGACCGCCTGGTACTGGCTGCCCGAGGTGCGCTGGGCGTTCCGCCCCGACGCCGAACGGGAGGCACTGCTCGCCGCCATCTCCGAGCAGTACGCCGGCCTCGCCGGGTTCCGGCTGCACCTGCGCCGGACCACCCGCCCGTTCCCGGCCGACGAGTGGGCCCGCACGGTCGACGCGCACACCCCGAACCCGCTGGCCGCCGTACCCGGCGCGGCAAGCTGGTCGGACCACCTCGTCGCCGCCCAGCGGCACCTGCTCTCGGTGAACCACGCCGAGGGCCAGACCTACCTCGGGGTCACCTTCGCCCGCCGTTCCCTCGGCAACTCGCTCACCGAACGGATCCTGCGCACCTTCGGCCGTGGCGTGGCCGACGGGGAACGGCGCAAGCTCGGCCGCACCGTCGAACAGTTCGACGAGGTGCTCGGCGCGTTCGGCATGCGCGGCCGGCGGGTCACCGCAACCGAGCTGGAATGGCTGCTCTACCGCTCGGTCGCGCTCTGCATGGCCCCGCCCGGCACCCTGTCCCCGGTCACCAACGGGCAGTGGGAGCGCGGCGACCTGCTGGCCCTGACCGAGCAGGTCGAGCGCTACCGCAGCCCGTACGGCTCCACCGTCAAGCTGGTCAACCGGATGACCGGCGAGGAGCGACACGTCGCAGTGCTCGCCGTCGGCCGGATGGAGCCGCTGGAGATTCCCGAGCGGCACGAGCCGTGGCTGCACTTCCACGAACGGCTGCCGTGGCCGATGGAACTGTCCACCCGGATCGACATCCTTGGATCGGGCGACTCGTTCCGCAACCTCGAACACCGGCTGCGGATGATCCGGTCCCAGCAGCTCGACTACGCCGAGCACGGCATCGACGCCCCACCGGAGCTGGAACGGCTCGCCAAACGTGCCCTGATCATCGGCGACGAGATGACCACCGGCCTGCCGGTCGACTCCGCCCGCGCGCACGGCTGGCACCGGATAGCGGTCGGCGGCCGTACCCGCGAGGAATGCCTCGAACGGGCCCGCCGGCTCATCCAGCTCTACTCCCGGGAACTGCGCATCTCGCTCCAGCACCCGAAGAACCAGGACTGGCTGGCCCGCGAGTTCATCCCCGGCGAACCGATCGCCAACACCGGCTACATCCGACGGATGCCGGTGAACCTGCTGGCCGCCGCCCTACCCCAGGCCGCGTCCACGGTCGGCGACCGCCGGGGCGACCTGATCGGCCGTACGGCGGGAACCTGCCGCCGACCGGTCTTCCTCGACCTGCACTTCCCGATGGAGGTACGCGAACGCTCCGGACTTGCCGTCTTCGTCGCCGAACCCGGTGGCGGCAAGTCGACCCTGCTCGGCGCCCTGGGTTACCTGGCCGCCCGACGCGGAGTGCAGGTTACCCTGCTCGACCCGTCCGGCCCGCTGGCCCGACTGTGTGCAATGCCCGAACTGCGGCCGTACTCGCGGGTGCTGAACCTGACCGGCTCGGAACAGGGCACCCTCGCGCCGTACGCGCTGATCCCCACCCCGCTGCGGTCGGAGTTCCCGACCGGGGCCGGTGGTGACCGGGAGTTCGAGATCGCCCTGTCCAACTCCCGCGCCGAGCGGCGGATGCTGGTGCAGGACATCTGCATGATGCTGGTGCCGCCACAGGTCGCCCGCGAGGCGTCGACCGCCACCCTGCTGCGGCACGCCGTACGCCAGGTGCCGGCCGAGGAGACGTCCACCCTGGATGATGTCGTCGCCTGCCTGGCCACGCTCGACAACGACGAGGGCAAGGAGCTGGCGAACCTCCTGCTCGACACCGCCGAGATGCCGCTGGCGTTGCTCTTCTTCGGCCGCCCGCCGCCCGGTCTGCTTGGCGCCGACGCCGCGCTCACCGTGATCACCATGGCCGGGCTGCGGCTGCCCGACCTGAAGATCGAGCGCGAGTACTGGTCGGCGGAGGAGGCGCTCGCGCTGCCGATGCTGCACACCGCGCACCGGCTCGCGGTCCGCCGCTGCTACGGCGGCTCGATGTCGTCGCGGAAGATGGTCGGGCTGGACGAGGCCCACTTCATGGAGGGCTGGCGCTCCGGCCGGTCGTTCCTGGTCCGGCTCGCCCGGGACTCCCGCAAGTGGAACCTCTCCGCCCTGGTGGCGTCGCAGAATCCGCGCGACATCCTCGGGCTGGACGTACAGAACCTGGTGTCGACCGTGTTCGTGGGCCGGATCGCCGAGGACACCGAGATCGCCTCCGAGGCGCTGCGACTGCTCCGGGTGCCGGTCAACGACGGCTACGAGGCGACCCTCGCCTCGCTGTCCAGCGTGGACGCCGCCTCGGCCGCCCGGCTCGGCTTCCGTGAGTTCGTGATGCGGGACGTCGACGGACGGGTGCAGAAGATACGGGTCGACGTGTCGTACGTCGAGGGCCTGCTCGACCACCTGGACACCACTCCGGCGAGCGCGGCCTCGACCCCGGCCAACCTCCCCATCCCCCTCGCGGACCTGGAGGCTTGA
- a CDS encoding MFS transporter: MARAGVRSIAFLLALAVLAVATVSWPLFGAAPATAAPTAGLPTRAPTDLCTTEEWQADFRACVDKLQDVTGATADCLDPPTPGTPDSGLAGWFAARPDSVKEPGVRGLYSDYGYAGYSYETYDQEGGCAAGVVNPASLALTKVASGELMAATAIIGASNALRERAWDPRTMWDWANPLVEQATKAVYEKVFSVFGIITLCIVGLYLLWRSRQSEMSHAMTTAAWALLVMVAVTALAAWPVQSANVADNALITTLSVVHGAVGPSTKDVPPDECAVPDPTWCADNRPPAVRASDISTETMLYRNWLRGLLGSADSETAKKYGEALYDAKSLTWEETERLRANPTTRDTIFEAKKNQWNKVAQQIKVEDPEAYEYLQGTRDMERIGAAFIAFLAALLFAMFDLTASLLVLLGFLIFRWAVIAAPVLGTVGLMRPASAGLRRLANAVVAAVFNIAIFGTGAAIYLFAVDLIMSTATLPGWLQVVLVFLTGVVGWLLLRPYRRITQLGGKTSTRTVEAEQSWHRRFLRDLRESSRSDQSDSGGDRALGKRREVVAEQTNLRPEARLEDPSHSADTRSNPRPDGREGTDGSTGPSEDAPSRESTGAPRPRRSRAGEWTDPDVPTEKPTYVLYRPDSAGRPETTPTPTTPRIRSEAR, translated from the coding sequence ATGGCGCGGGCCGGCGTACGCAGCATCGCGTTCCTCCTCGCCCTCGCCGTACTCGCGGTGGCGACCGTGTCCTGGCCCCTGTTCGGCGCGGCCCCGGCCACGGCCGCGCCGACCGCCGGGCTGCCTACCCGGGCGCCGACCGACCTCTGCACGACGGAGGAATGGCAGGCGGACTTCCGGGCCTGCGTGGACAAGCTCCAGGACGTCACCGGCGCGACCGCCGACTGCCTGGACCCGCCGACCCCGGGCACCCCCGACTCGGGCCTGGCCGGCTGGTTCGCCGCCCGCCCGGACTCCGTGAAGGAACCCGGCGTACGTGGGCTCTACAGCGACTACGGGTACGCGGGATACAGCTACGAGACGTACGACCAGGAGGGCGGCTGTGCCGCTGGCGTCGTCAATCCGGCGAGCCTCGCGCTCACCAAGGTGGCCAGCGGCGAACTGATGGCCGCGACGGCGATCATCGGTGCTTCGAACGCGCTGCGCGAGCGGGCCTGGGATCCGCGCACCATGTGGGACTGGGCGAACCCCCTGGTCGAACAGGCGACGAAGGCGGTCTACGAGAAGGTCTTCAGCGTCTTTGGCATCATCACTCTCTGTATTGTCGGGCTCTATCTGCTGTGGCGGTCCCGGCAGTCCGAGATGAGTCACGCGATGACCACGGCCGCCTGGGCACTGCTGGTGATGGTCGCGGTGACCGCCCTGGCCGCCTGGCCGGTGCAGTCCGCGAACGTGGCCGACAACGCTCTGATCACCACGTTGAGTGTGGTCCATGGCGCGGTCGGCCCGTCGACCAAGGACGTACCGCCCGACGAGTGCGCCGTACCCGACCCGACCTGGTGCGCCGACAACCGTCCCCCGGCGGTACGGGCGAGCGACATCTCGACCGAGACGATGCTCTACCGCAACTGGCTGCGCGGCCTGCTCGGCTCGGCCGATAGCGAGACCGCCAAGAAGTACGGCGAGGCACTGTACGACGCCAAGTCGCTGACCTGGGAGGAAACCGAGCGGCTGCGTGCCAACCCGACCACCCGGGACACCATCTTCGAGGCGAAAAAGAACCAGTGGAACAAGGTCGCCCAGCAGATCAAGGTCGAGGATCCAGAGGCGTACGAGTACCTACAGGGCACCCGGGACATGGAACGGATCGGCGCCGCCTTCATCGCCTTCCTCGCCGCCCTGCTCTTCGCCATGTTCGACCTCACCGCCTCGCTGCTGGTGCTGCTCGGCTTCCTCATCTTCCGGTGGGCGGTGATCGCCGCACCGGTGCTCGGCACGGTCGGCCTGATGCGACCGGCCAGCGCCGGCCTGCGCCGGTTGGCCAACGCGGTGGTCGCGGCGGTGTTCAACATCGCCATCTTCGGCACCGGGGCGGCCATCTACCTCTTTGCCGTCGACCTGATCATGAGCACCGCGACCCTGCCCGGCTGGCTACAGGTTGTCCTCGTCTTCCTGACCGGTGTGGTGGGTTGGCTGCTGCTGCGGCCGTACCGGCGGATCACGCAGCTCGGCGGCAAGACCAGCACCCGTACGGTCGAGGCGGAGCAGTCCTGGCACCGCAGGTTCCTGCGCGACCTGCGTGAGTCGTCCCGGTCGGACCAGTCCGATTCCGGTGGCGACCGGGCGCTGGGCAAACGCCGCGAGGTGGTCGCCGAACAGACCAACCTGCGCCCGGAGGCCAGGCTGGAGGATCCGTCGCACTCCGCGGACACCCGCTCCAACCCGCGTCCGGACGGCCGGGAGGGTACCGACGGATCAACCGGGCCGAGCGAGGACGCGCCGTCGCGGGAGTCGACCGGCGCGCCGCGTCCCCGGCGTAGCCGGGCGGGCGAGTGGACCGACCCGGACGTGCCGACGGAGAAGCCGACCTACGTGCTCTACCGTCCCGATTCCGCCGGGCGGCCGGAGAC